A stretch of the Zerene cesonia ecotype Mississippi chromosome 4, Zerene_cesonia_1.1, whole genome shotgun sequence genome encodes the following:
- the LOC119839811 gene encoding uncharacterized protein LOC119839811, whose amino-acid sequence MAPSLRQNNSQKYYIKLICDILYYCGLGNCWYEEKQGTKLHKYLYKAWSIFANVFGVLIIFNEVLANVRSDLTPKEKNDLMQFTFGHPTISAKVMILYIKKEEIKAFFKRMLDDTRNSVEDIEKYAVKRALFYCLVLISVLSLALFLTVVDAVKAYFVQGIPIRTEVIFYPTSSDTGVFVNILRVFVEIHFWLFIIIMTSIDCLSLCSLVFLGFKFRGVRIYFEKLAEKFNKPSIISEEFESDFITGVQLHEDALWCARNVQQSMGYIYSVQIVESITLLVISLLRLVGAGHANPTLFVVGMTATICLVILTGSYMMDAADVTHEALQISTAIFHCGWENVKVGPGLRTTIVLAIQRSQDPVYLTAFGVIKLSYASFISILRSSYSFFAVMY is encoded by the exons ATGGCACCATCTTTGAGACAGAATAattctcaaaaatattatataaaactgattTGTGACATCCTATATTATTGTGGTTTAGGTAACTGTTGGTATGAAGAAAAACAAGGAACTAAATTGCACAAATACCTATACAAAGCGTGGTCCATTTTCGCAAACGTCTTCggcgttttaattatttttaacgaagTCTTGGCAAATGTGCGCAGCGATTTAACACCTAAAGAAAAGAATGATCTGATGCAATTCACATTTGGCCACCCAACGATTAGTGCCAAGGTCATGATTCTGTATATAAAGAAGGAAGAAATTAAGgcgttttttaaaagaatgttGGACGACACAAGAAATTCGGTAGAAGATATAGAAAAGTATGCTGTAAAGagagcattattttattgtctagTGTTGATAAGTGTATTATCTTTAGCCCTGTTTTTGACGGTTGTCGATGCAGTGAAAGCGTATTTTGTACAAG GTATACCAATAAGAACAGAAGTGATATTTTACCCGACATCGTCCGACACAGGAGTATTTGTGAATATTCTGCGGGTGTTCGTCGAAATACACTTCTGGTTGTTTATCATAATCATGACGTCAATTGATTGTTTGTCCCTCTGCTCCTTAGTATTTCTCGGCTTCAAGTTTAGGGGCGTGAGGATTTACTTTGAGAAATTagctgaaaaatttaataaaccttCAATTATCAGTGAGGAGTTTGAGAGTGATTTCATAACTGGTGTTCAGTTACATGAAGATGCTTTGTG GTGTGCTCGTAACGTTCAACAATCAATGGGATATATTTATAGTGTTCAAATCGTTGAAAGCATTACGTTACTTGTCATATCTTTATTACGATTAGTT GGTGCTGGTCACGCTAATCCAACACTGTTCGTTGTTGGGATGACAGCTACCATTTGCTTGGTGATATTGACAGGATCTTATATGATGGACGCCGCTGATGTGACACACGAg GCTTTACAAATTTCGACGGCAATTTTCCACTGCGGTTGGGAGAACGTCAAGGTCGGTCCTGGTCTCCGCACCACCATCGTGCTGGCCATACAGAGGAGCCAGGATCCAGTGTACCTCACTGCGTTTGGGGTTATTAAGCTCTCATATGCTAGTTTTATATCG